A section of the Bacillus pumilus genome encodes:
- a CDS encoding phytoene/squalene synthase family protein — protein MVDVQTALKLCEETIQTHSKTFYRAFSMLPKKKRQAVWAVYSFCRKADDIVDESPSPKEELASFRETFDRFLQGEVDRNDPMWVALEHTFQEFRMDEAPFRDLLQGQEMDLEQHRYETLDELLIYSYHVASTVGLMLLPIIAPRKKEQLKEAAISLGIAMQLTNILRDIGEDKAERDRIYLPKQVMDQFGYTEQELQEGIVNQAFQHVWEYIAFEAEAYYEEFFDHLHEFPLYSRIPVKAAAHFYKAILDKTRENEYRVFTERSFISNQEKALILEDIT, from the coding sequence GTGGTTGATGTACAAACAGCATTGAAATTGTGTGAGGAGACCATTCAAACCCATTCCAAAACGTTTTACCGTGCCTTTTCCATGCTGCCTAAAAAGAAACGGCAGGCTGTCTGGGCTGTGTATTCCTTTTGCCGGAAAGCAGATGATATTGTAGATGAATCACCCTCGCCAAAAGAGGAGCTTGCCTCCTTTCGAGAGACGTTTGATCGATTTTTACAAGGTGAGGTAGATCGGAATGATCCGATGTGGGTAGCGCTAGAACATACCTTTCAAGAGTTTCGTATGGATGAAGCACCGTTCCGTGACTTGCTCCAAGGTCAGGAGATGGATTTAGAGCAGCACCGATATGAAACGTTAGATGAATTGCTCATTTATTCCTACCATGTTGCTAGTACCGTTGGACTTATGCTGCTTCCCATTATTGCACCGCGTAAAAAAGAACAGCTGAAAGAAGCAGCGATTTCATTAGGGATTGCTATGCAGCTGACCAATATCCTTCGTGACATCGGCGAGGATAAAGCCGAAAGAGACCGCATTTATTTGCCAAAGCAAGTCATGGATCAATTCGGATATACAGAGCAAGAATTGCAAGAAGGCATTGTCAATCAAGCATTCCAGCACGTATGGGAGTACATTGCCTTTGAAGCAGAGGCATACTACGAGGAGTTTTTTGACCATCTTCATGAATTCCCGCTTTATTCACGTATACCAGTGAAAGCAGCTGCTCACTTTTATAAAGCCATTTTAGATAAAACAAGAGAAAATGAATACCGCGTATTTACAGAGCGATCATTTATTTCGAACCAAGAAAAAGCACTTATTTTAGAAGATATTACGTAA
- the cotG gene encoding spore coat protein CotG produces the protein MSTFDHSHIEHAVDSLRSEGRDHHLDREPESRRSHKSARSRHSNRRHWFFGGGGCRKSHRSKKSYKSYRSKKSRCSKKSVKSEKPCKSKKSCKSKKSCRSKKSEPKKSCRSKHRSHHKKSCRKSHRSKCRSHHKKSCRKSHRSKHISHHKKSRKSHRSYSCKRCGKKNHHSRRSGNVDRKWDQGNMWEYRRYR, from the coding sequence GTGAGCACATTTGATCATTCACATATTGAACATGCAGTGGATTCACTTCGAAGTGAAGGACGTGATCATCACTTAGATCGTGAACCAGAATCGAGACGCTCGCACAAGTCAGCACGTTCTCGCCATTCAAATCGCCGTCATTGGTTCTTTGGTGGAGGAGGATGCCGTAAATCACATCGCAGCAAAAAAAGCTATAAGAGCTATCGTTCGAAAAAAAGCCGCTGTTCAAAGAAAAGCGTGAAAAGTGAGAAACCATGCAAAAGTAAAAAGTCGTGCAAAAGCAAGAAATCTTGCAGAAGCAAAAAAAGTGAGCCGAAAAAATCATGCCGCAGCAAGCACAGATCCCATCATAAGAAAAGCTGCCGTAAGTCACACCGCAGCAAATGCAGATCGCATCATAAGAAGAGCTGTCGCAAGTCACATCGCAGCAAGCACATATCGCATCATAAGAAGAGCCGCAAGTCGCACCGCAGTTATTCTTGCAAAAGATGTGGAAAGAAAAATCATCATTCCCGTAGAAGTGGAAATGTTGACCGCAAATGGGATCAGGGGAACATGTGGGAGTATCGCCGCTACCGCTAA
- a CDS encoding phytoene desaturase family protein, which translates to MKIIVIGAGPGGLAAAMMLQSKGHDVHVYEKQPFVGGRNSKFQLGDFTFDTGPTFLSMIHIAEELFTFAGKNLYDYIDVIELKEMYRLIFQDDQLDMIRDRDEMYRRLEAFAPGEGEGYIRFMNDTKRKMDRLTPILQSKMDRFHHYLRPKVLKALPQLSLNKSLYDVLSDYFSNESVKYAFTFQSKYLGMSPWECPGAFSILSFMEHDTGVFHPKGGVNQLSEAMAKAAVEAGATIHLSSGVEKLLTEGRKVKGIRLESEKEIQADEVVVNGDFAHVMTKLVEPGLLKKYSEKKLKKKKFSCSTFMLYLGLDTMYEEPHHTIVFSDDYAQFVKGITKTYELPDDPSIYIQNASVTDDSLAPKGKSALYVLAPVANNQSGIDWEAHQDEFRELVLDTLERKTGFKNIRQHIEVERMITPKQWEEDLYVYEGATFNLGHQLTQMMVLRPHNEFDELDHCWLVGGGTHPGSGLPTILESARITTNAILSKDKHTHKTLPQQEKGSAS; encoded by the coding sequence ATGAAAATCATTGTGATCGGAGCAGGACCAGGGGGACTTGCGGCAGCTATGATGCTTCAAAGCAAAGGACATGATGTTCATGTTTACGAAAAACAACCCTTTGTTGGCGGACGTAACTCTAAGTTTCAACTGGGTGATTTCACGTTTGATACGGGTCCTACCTTTCTCAGCATGATTCATATTGCAGAGGAACTGTTCACCTTTGCTGGTAAAAATCTTTATGACTATATTGATGTGATTGAATTAAAAGAAATGTATAGATTGATTTTCCAAGACGATCAGCTAGATATGATACGAGATCGTGATGAAATGTATAGACGGTTAGAAGCCTTTGCACCTGGAGAGGGCGAAGGATATATACGATTTATGAACGATACGAAGCGAAAAATGGATCGGCTTACTCCTATTTTACAAAGTAAAATGGATCGTTTTCATCATTATTTGCGTCCAAAAGTGCTTAAAGCACTTCCGCAGCTTTCATTGAATAAGAGTTTATATGATGTGCTGTCAGATTATTTCTCAAATGAATCAGTGAAATATGCCTTTACATTCCAATCAAAGTATTTAGGCATGTCACCGTGGGAGTGCCCAGGTGCTTTCTCCATTTTATCATTTATGGAGCATGACACAGGTGTGTTCCATCCGAAGGGCGGGGTCAATCAGCTGTCAGAAGCGATGGCAAAAGCAGCGGTTGAAGCTGGAGCAACGATTCATCTGTCATCCGGCGTCGAAAAACTGCTGACAGAAGGCAGGAAAGTAAAAGGCATTCGCTTAGAATCTGAAAAAGAAATACAGGCAGATGAGGTTGTCGTAAATGGAGATTTTGCACATGTGATGACAAAGCTTGTAGAGCCAGGCCTTTTAAAGAAATATAGCGAGAAAAAATTAAAAAAGAAGAAATTCTCATGCTCCACCTTTATGCTTTATTTAGGACTAGATACTATGTATGAGGAGCCGCATCATACCATCGTTTTTTCTGATGATTATGCGCAATTCGTCAAAGGCATTACGAAAACATATGAGCTGCCAGATGATCCATCTATTTATATTCAAAATGCTAGTGTCACAGATGACTCACTTGCGCCAAAAGGAAAGTCAGCTCTTTATGTATTGGCACCCGTTGCCAACAATCAAAGTGGCATTGATTGGGAAGCGCATCAAGATGAATTCAGAGAGCTTGTACTGGATACACTCGAGCGAAAAACCGGATTTAAGAATATAAGGCAGCATATAGAAGTCGAGCGGATGATCACACCGAAGCAATGGGAGGAAGACCTTTACGTATACGAAGGAGCCACATTTAACCTTGGTCACCAGCTGACGCAGATGATGGTTCTAAGGCCGCACAATGAATTTGATGAATTGGATCACTGCTGGCTTGTAGGAGGAGGAACGCATCCAGGAAGCGGACTGCCGACCATTTTAGAATCAGCACGTATCACGACAAATGCAATTCTTTCAAAAGACAAACATACACACAAAACATTGCCGCAACAAGAAAAGGGGAGCGCCTCATGA
- a CDS encoding fumarylacetoacetate hydrolase family protein, producing the protein MKFFTGEIHSRMFIGVVIDDEWVMDVKKAEAKLFELETLPNSLAECIHMGDKFVEHVKQLLDWAEKKQEDRGSYVYPLSDVKLHAPIPKPAKNIMCVGKNYQDHVMEMGSAADIPKDVMIFTKAPTSVIGHEADILLHEDVTSELDYEGELAIVIGKTGKNIAPEDVRDYLFGYTILNDVTARDLQKKHKQFFIGKSLDTTCPIGPYIVHKSVIEDHGALHVETKVNGEVRQSASTELMIFSIENIVSTLSKGMTLEAGDIIATGTPSGVGKGFEPPKFLASGDQIDITIEPIGTLSNRVK; encoded by the coding sequence ATGAAGTTTTTTACAGGAGAGATACATAGCAGAATGTTTATTGGGGTAGTCATTGATGATGAATGGGTTATGGATGTCAAAAAGGCAGAAGCCAAATTATTCGAGCTTGAGACATTGCCAAACTCTTTAGCTGAATGTATTCATATGGGAGACAAGTTTGTTGAGCATGTCAAACAACTCCTTGACTGGGCTGAGAAAAAACAAGAAGACCGTGGTTCTTATGTTTATCCGCTGTCGGACGTGAAACTCCATGCGCCAATTCCAAAGCCAGCTAAAAATATTATGTGTGTTGGAAAGAATTATCAAGATCATGTCATGGAAATGGGAAGTGCAGCGGATATTCCTAAAGATGTGATGATCTTTACGAAGGCACCTACTTCAGTCATTGGACATGAAGCGGATATCCTCCTTCATGAAGATGTGACGAGTGAACTAGATTATGAAGGGGAGCTTGCGATCGTGATCGGCAAAACAGGGAAGAATATTGCACCTGAAGATGTCCGCGATTATCTATTTGGTTACACCATTTTAAATGACGTAACGGCAAGAGATTTACAGAAAAAACACAAACAATTTTTCATAGGTAAAAGCTTAGATACAACCTGCCCGATAGGACCTTATATTGTGCATAAATCAGTGATTGAGGATCACGGTGCGCTTCATGTGGAAACAAAGGTGAACGGAGAAGTTCGCCAGTCTGCAAGTACAGAATTAATGATTTTCTCCATCGAGAACATTGTGTCTACTCTTTCAAAAGGGATGACACTAGAAGCTGGTGACATCATTGCAACGGGAACACCTTCTGGGGTTGGCAAAGGCTTTGAACCGCCTAAATTCTTAGCTTCAGGGGACCAAATCGACATTACGATTGAACCGATTGGAACGCTATCAAATCGCGTCAAATAA
- a CDS encoding spore germination protein, producing MPAIVGAFKVNAVGTSGVVHVGDCITISPNSQVKTFAGAGSFNTGDQLRISNYKSVTNTYDSDVIDQPLVGNL from the coding sequence ATGCCGGCTATTGTTGGAGCCTTTAAAGTAAATGCCGTCGGAACGAGCGGAGTCGTTCATGTTGGAGACTGCATCACCATTTCTCCAAATAGTCAGGTTAAAACGTTTGCTGGCGCAGGCAGTTTTAACACTGGTGATCAATTGCGCATTAGCAACTATAAAAGTGTGACAAATACGTACGACAGTGATGTCATTGATCAACCGCTTGTTGGTAACTTGTAA
- a CDS encoding YisL family protein encodes MGTHLHITAWVLGIILFFVAFALAGKNDKGAKIVHMIVRLLYLIIIATGVELYVRTGMKIPGFGGEYIGKMILGILVIGFMEMTLVRKKKGKSVTGVLIGFIIFAIVTILLGLRLPIGFHIF; translated from the coding sequence ATGGGAACGCATTTACATATTACAGCATGGGTGCTAGGAATTATCTTATTCTTCGTGGCCTTTGCTCTAGCTGGTAAAAACGACAAAGGTGCTAAAATTGTGCACATGATTGTCAGATTATTGTACTTAATCATTATCGCCACAGGCGTAGAGCTGTATGTTCGCACAGGAATGAAGATTCCAGGTTTCGGTGGCGAGTATATCGGTAAAATGATTCTCGGTATCCTAGTGATCGGCTTCATGGAAATGACACTTGTACGCAAGAAAAAAGGAAAATCGGTGACTGGTGTATTGATTGGTTTTATCATATTCGCGATTGTGACCATTCTTCTCGGTTTACGTCTGCCGATTGGTTTCCATATCTTTTAA
- a CDS encoding aspartyl-phosphate phosphatase Spo0E family protein, whose amino-acid sequence MINYEIEQKRLHLIETAKKFGMNAEETIRCSQELDTLLNKGIKYTSNECSKKG is encoded by the coding sequence ATGATCAATTATGAAATTGAACAAAAAAGATTACATTTAATTGAGACCGCAAAAAAATTCGGGATGAATGCCGAAGAAACCATCAGGTGCAGTCAAGAGCTTGACACACTCTTAAATAAAGGCATCAAATACACCTCGAATGAATGCTCTAAAAAAGGGTAA
- a CDS encoding phytoene desaturase family protein, which produces MKKHILIAGGGIGGMISALYLKKAGHDVTLVEKNERLGGRLAFVREKGYKVDEGPTIVLLPDMLKGILHEVGIDEASLDLLQLDPLYTIQFQDGTSYTKYSDALRQLEEIRRVFPNEDQGFLKFMEEMTDRFQEGQQAFLEKSFHEKRTFFTKANMKILMKLKAYRTVQSALKKYFSDERLRDAYALQTLYVGGNPYEASAIYSLVSYSEHAHGIYYLKGGYASLVDILEGQLMKMGVYVRKNAEVTELEFEGKRIVKAKVSDDHIAADAFVINGDYPAALKQLGLGEQDRRKYVPSSGCVMVYLGLNKIYHDAPVHQFFMGEHFDQHMKEVFQSKTIPQDPSFYTFNPSIIDPSLAPEGCSVLYMLIPVPSGDHINWEEETDFVEQMVDRLEKRGFPRLRESIVWKKVRTPNDSLREGLFEGGSFGLAPNLFQSGVFRPQVKAAETDNLYAVGASIHPGGGVPIVMQSAKLMASVLLKDLNDRKEVKLSG; this is translated from the coding sequence ATGAAAAAACATATATTGATTGCAGGTGGCGGTATTGGCGGGATGATCTCAGCACTTTATTTAAAAAAAGCTGGACATGATGTGACGCTTGTCGAAAAAAACGAGCGACTTGGCGGAAGACTTGCTTTTGTACGTGAGAAAGGATATAAAGTAGATGAAGGTCCGACCATTGTCCTACTTCCAGATATGTTAAAAGGTATTTTACATGAGGTTGGAATTGACGAAGCATCTCTTGATCTTTTGCAGCTTGATCCGCTGTATACAATCCAATTTCAAGATGGAACCTCCTACACGAAGTACTCCGATGCACTTCGTCAGCTAGAGGAAATCAGACGTGTATTTCCAAACGAAGATCAAGGATTCCTAAAGTTTATGGAAGAAATGACCGACCGATTTCAAGAAGGGCAGCAAGCCTTTCTAGAGAAATCATTTCATGAAAAGCGAACATTTTTTACAAAAGCAAATATGAAGATTTTAATGAAATTAAAGGCGTATCGCACGGTTCAAAGTGCCTTGAAAAAGTATTTCTCAGACGAACGCCTGCGAGATGCATATGCACTTCAAACCCTCTATGTCGGAGGAAATCCATATGAAGCATCTGCTATTTATTCGCTTGTTTCATATAGTGAGCACGCGCATGGCATCTACTACTTAAAAGGTGGTTATGCGAGTTTAGTAGATATATTGGAAGGACAGCTCATGAAAATGGGTGTGTATGTGAGAAAAAATGCAGAAGTCACGGAGCTTGAGTTTGAGGGGAAACGCATAGTTAAAGCAAAAGTCAGTGACGACCATATAGCAGCTGATGCTTTTGTCATCAACGGGGATTATCCAGCTGCGTTAAAACAACTTGGTTTAGGCGAACAAGATCGGCGTAAATACGTGCCGTCTTCAGGCTGTGTGATGGTATATCTCGGGCTCAATAAAATCTACCATGATGCGCCTGTGCACCAATTTTTTATGGGCGAACACTTTGATCAGCATATGAAAGAGGTTTTTCAATCGAAGACGATTCCTCAAGATCCGTCGTTTTATACATTTAATCCATCGATCATTGATCCATCTCTTGCTCCGGAAGGCTGTAGTGTTTTATATATGCTGATTCCCGTTCCCTCAGGAGATCATATCAACTGGGAAGAGGAGACAGATTTTGTAGAGCAAATGGTGGATCGACTTGAGAAAAGAGGCTTTCCAAGATTGCGAGAGTCGATTGTCTGGAAAAAAGTCAGAACACCAAATGATTCCTTGCGAGAAGGATTGTTTGAAGGCGGAAGCTTTGGACTTGCGCCTAACTTATTTCAATCAGGTGTGTTCCGCCCGCAAGTGAAGGCAGCTGAGACCGATAATCTTTATGCGGTAGGTGCTTCCATCCATCCTGGTGGCGGAGTGCCGATCGTGATGCAAAGTGCGAAACTGATGGCGTCTGTGCTGTTAAAAGATTTGAATGACAGAAAGGAAGTGAAACTAAGTGGTTGA
- a CDS encoding CotH kinase family protein, which produces MTTEPLKQMDIWIHPKDLIELRKDIWNDEPVEGILKTGQIKSHIYASYRGSHIRKLKKKSYQIEYRKPKQRQGESIFHLNAEYNDPSFIRNRLSFYFFEQIGVLSPAASHVFLTINGRKEGIYLKIESVDEHFFQKRQLSGGGIYYAVDDDANFSLLSSFDKKPKKHLLLGYEKKTGTSQHDQQLSEFIYFLNTAKDDIFAEKIEHYLDVTQYFRWLIGVVCTQNFDGFVHNYALYVNEQGRFQVLPWDYDATWGRDIHGEEMAFDYIPVSGFNTLTARLLDIPSFKKAYYTLFQHVLDTHFLADQLCPVIEKWHASIEKRIGNDPYTRDRKDILQSEREIIRQYINKRRRYLQAEIRKEREGT; this is translated from the coding sequence ATGACCACAGAACCTTTAAAGCAAATGGATATTTGGATTCATCCAAAGGACCTGATTGAATTAAGAAAAGACATATGGAACGACGAACCTGTTGAGGGCATTTTGAAAACTGGTCAGATCAAATCACACATTTACGCTTCATACCGGGGATCTCACATCAGAAAGCTGAAAAAAAAGTCCTATCAAATTGAATATCGAAAGCCAAAGCAAAGACAAGGCGAATCTATCTTTCATTTAAATGCAGAATACAATGACCCTTCATTTATCCGAAACAGACTGTCCTTTTATTTCTTTGAGCAGATAGGAGTGCTAAGCCCTGCTGCGTCTCATGTGTTTCTCACGATAAACGGAAGAAAAGAAGGCATTTATTTAAAAATAGAATCCGTCGATGAGCACTTTTTTCAAAAAAGACAGCTTTCAGGAGGCGGCATTTATTATGCAGTCGATGACGACGCCAATTTTTCCCTTTTGAGTTCATTTGATAAAAAGCCAAAAAAACACCTTCTCCTCGGGTATGAGAAAAAAACAGGGACTTCTCAACATGATCAGCAGCTAAGTGAATTTATTTACTTTCTCAACACAGCGAAAGATGACATATTTGCAGAAAAGATTGAACATTACCTAGATGTGACCCAGTATTTCCGCTGGCTCATTGGTGTCGTGTGCACACAAAACTTTGACGGCTTTGTCCATAACTACGCTCTTTATGTGAATGAACAAGGCAGATTCCAAGTGCTTCCTTGGGATTATGATGCGACATGGGGCCGTGACATCCATGGAGAAGAAATGGCGTTTGATTATATTCCAGTAAGCGGCTTTAATACGTTAACTGCGAGATTACTAGATATCCCTTCATTTAAGAAAGCCTATTACACGCTTTTCCAGCACGTACTCGATACACATTTTTTAGCAGACCAGCTTTGTCCAGTGATTGAGAAATGGCATGCTTCTATTGAGAAGCGAATTGGAAATGATCCTTATACAAGAGACCGCAAAGACATCTTACAATCAGAACGAGAAATCATCCGTCAATATATCAACAAAAGGCGACGTTATTTACAGGCTGAAATAAGAAAAGAGAGAGAGGGAACGTAA
- a CDS encoding DUF2777 domain-containing protein → MEKRMNQLERCDRRWCNGYLLIENGHCLIEDEEGDIMLPESLQSTMICLKENDRWTKGELLGSMILHENGELLDIQGGEEIQYTASLAKGLLDLLMFVPENVFYDIIAQIEQLGFSVYDCVFSSFHSFQQVSFFQFSTDTQSLALQCHHDFALGQIRFEWTTSDGHRSVSQFDGI, encoded by the coding sequence ATGGAAAAACGAATGAATCAGCTTGAACGCTGCGACCGAAGATGGTGCAACGGATATTTACTCATTGAAAACGGGCATTGTCTGATTGAAGATGAAGAAGGAGACATCATGCTACCAGAAAGTCTTCAAAGCACGATGATCTGTTTAAAGGAAAATGATAGATGGACAAAAGGTGAACTGCTCGGTTCCATGATACTTCATGAAAATGGAGAGCTGTTAGACATACAAGGCGGTGAAGAGATTCAATATACGGCATCACTTGCCAAAGGCTTGCTTGACCTTCTCATGTTTGTTCCTGAAAACGTCTTTTATGACATCATTGCACAGATCGAGCAGCTTGGCTTTTCTGTCTACGATTGTGTTTTCTCCTCCTTTCATTCTTTTCAACAAGTTTCTTTCTTTCAGTTTTCGACAGATACACAATCACTTGCCCTTCAATGTCACCACGATTTCGCTTTGGGACAAATTCGTTTTGAATGGACCACTTCTGATGGTCACCGTTCAGTTTCGCAGTTTGATGGCATATAA
- the asnB gene encoding asparagine synthase (glutamine-hydrolyzing) codes for MCGITGWADFKKQLIQQDHVINQMTDTLSKRGPDDTNTWKSEHVLFGHKRLAVVDVEGGKQPMTYTHQNHAYTVVYNGELYNTEDIRKELLKRGHRFLGHSDTEVLLHAYTEWKEECVTHFNGIFAFVIWDSERELLFAGRDRLGVKPFFYTERHHSFLFGSEIKALLAHPDMKAKVDHEGLSEIFGLGPSRTPGQGVFKGVKELRPAHALTFSKDGLRVWRYWNVKSRVHTDSLDDTAQNVKDLFTDAVTRQLVSDVPVCTFLSGGVDSSAITAIAAKHFEKIGKAPLHTYSVDYEGNDQFFEASHFQPNADGPWIDRMTKAFQTNHHNCIIGQKELAAYLKEAVEVRDLPGMADIDSSLLWFCREIKKDFVVGLSGECADEIFGGYPWFHSASETNGFPWMRSTEARTQLLQDSWQKKLSLKEYAQSKYEETVAETPLLDGETGVDKARRELFYLNMVWFMTTLLDRKDRMSMGASLEVRVPFADHRLVEYVWNIPWEMKMYGNREKGVLRKALEGILPDEVLYRKKSPYPKTHHPAYTHAVKEMLTDCLAQKDSVLHEFLDPNQLKQLIETEGASFQVPWYGQLMKGPQLIAHLAQIHHWFETYRIDIEA; via the coding sequence ATGTGTGGAATAACAGGCTGGGCAGACTTTAAAAAGCAGCTCATCCAACAGGATCATGTAATCAATCAAATGACAGATACATTATCTAAAAGAGGGCCAGACGATACAAATACGTGGAAAAGTGAGCACGTTTTATTTGGGCATAAAAGGTTAGCGGTTGTAGATGTAGAAGGCGGAAAACAGCCGATGACATATACACATCAAAACCATGCTTATACCGTTGTATACAATGGAGAGCTCTATAACACAGAGGATATAAGAAAAGAATTGTTAAAAAGGGGCCACCGCTTTCTTGGGCATTCTGATACAGAGGTGCTTCTTCACGCCTACACAGAATGGAAGGAAGAGTGTGTGACCCATTTTAATGGTATTTTTGCATTTGTCATTTGGGATAGTGAGCGTGAATTATTATTTGCAGGGAGAGACCGGCTCGGCGTCAAGCCATTTTTCTATACAGAACGTCATCATTCCTTTTTATTTGGTTCAGAAATCAAAGCGCTTCTTGCTCACCCTGATATGAAAGCAAAAGTCGATCATGAGGGATTATCGGAGATTTTTGGTTTAGGACCGTCTAGAACACCAGGGCAAGGAGTGTTTAAAGGGGTAAAAGAGCTGAGACCTGCTCATGCCTTGACCTTTTCAAAAGACGGATTGCGTGTGTGGAGATACTGGAATGTCAAAAGCAGGGTGCATACGGACTCACTTGATGACACCGCACAGAACGTCAAGGACCTCTTTACAGATGCCGTCACAAGGCAGCTCGTCTCTGATGTGCCTGTTTGTACATTTTTATCGGGTGGCGTCGATTCGAGTGCTATTACCGCCATTGCCGCTAAGCACTTTGAGAAAATAGGGAAAGCACCACTTCATACGTATTCCGTTGACTATGAAGGGAATGATCAATTTTTTGAAGCAAGTCATTTCCAGCCGAATGCGGACGGTCCATGGATTGACCGCATGACCAAGGCGTTTCAAACGAATCATCACAACTGCATCATTGGACAAAAGGAGTTGGCTGCTTATTTAAAGGAAGCGGTTGAGGTCCGAGACTTACCGGGTATGGCAGATATTGATTCTTCCTTGCTTTGGTTCTGTCGTGAAATTAAAAAGGACTTTGTGGTTGGTTTGTCAGGTGAATGTGCGGATGAAATTTTTGGAGGTTATCCTTGGTTCCATTCTGCAAGTGAAACGAATGGTTTTCCTTGGATGAGATCGACGGAAGCTAGAACGCAGCTCTTACAAGACTCGTGGCAAAAAAAGCTGTCACTAAAAGAATATGCACAAAGCAAGTATGAAGAAACCGTGGCTGAAACACCTCTTTTAGATGGAGAAACTGGAGTAGATAAAGCCCGGAGAGAACTTTTTTACTTAAATATGGTCTGGTTTATGACAACGTTGCTAGATCGAAAAGACCGAATGAGTATGGGTGCGAGCCTTGAGGTACGTGTGCCATTTGCGGACCATCGCCTTGTCGAATATGTATGGAATATTCCTTGGGAAATGAAAATGTATGGAAATCGTGAAAAAGGGGTTTTACGGAAAGCATTAGAGGGAATTTTACCGGATGAAGTGCTTTATCGCAAGAAGAGTCCTTATCCGAAAACACATCATCCAGCCTATACCCATGCTGTGAAAGAGATGTTAACAGATTGCCTTGCGCAAAAAGATTCTGTCCTTCACGAATTTCTAGATCCGAATCAATTAAAGCAGTTGATTGAAACGGAAGGAGCTTCCTTTCAAGTCCCTTGGTATGGTCAGCTCATGAAGGGCCCGCAATTAATCGCTCATCTGGCGCAAATTCATCATTGGTTTGAGACGTATCGAATTGATATAGAAGCGTAA